The Sus scrofa isolate TJ Tabasco breed Duroc chromosome X, Sscrofa11.1, whole genome shotgun sequence genome has a segment encoding these proteins:
- the TMSB4X gene encoding thymosin beta-4 isoform X1 — protein sequence MSDKPDMAEIEKFDKSKLKKTETQEKNPLPSKETIEQEKQAGES from the exons ATGTCTGACAAACCCGATATGGCTGAGATTGAGAAATTCGATAAGTCgaaattgaagaagacagaaACGCAAGAGAAAAATCCACTGCCTTCAAAAGAAA CGATTGAACAGGAGAAGCAAGCAGGCGAGTCGTAA